AGTGTAAAGACTGGGAGTAGTTTTGTAGGTCTGTTTTTGGGAAGAAAACACTTGCAACCAAGTCAAACATTAGCAGAGTAAAACCTCAAGGAGAAGATTAGAACATCAAGGCGAGAATGGCAGGGAAAGGGTTTTGTTTTGTTGCTGAATATTATAAGCAGTACCCAGCAAAACTTTCTTGTGAATCGTAAATATTTGGTGTAGGTTTGTAGGTCTTCTCTTGGGAACCCTAATCAAGAAACCATGTCGTGGTGGAGATGTGAGACCTGCAAACCGTTTGCTACCAAAGTCAAACACTAGCAGAGTTGAACCCTCAAAGAGAAGTTTAGCACATCAAGGAAGAAGAGTTTGGCAGTAAACAAGCATGTTTTTCTCCTCTATTTTGCTCAATATTAAAAGATGTAGTCAGATCAAGACAGTGGTCCAATCTTGGATGCATAGATGGGCGCTATCAGCGTTGACTTATTTCTCCCTTGCTTGAGATTAAAAAGTGCCCATTCCCATCTCTAACCATACAAACTTCAAGATTTTGTAGCCATAGTTTGACTGACTATCTCTTCCTTAGGTTATATCTAAttacatttctctctctctctctctctctctctctctctctctctctctctctttctctctctctctctctctatatatatatatatatatatataatccacgtTTGGCCTTTATGAAGACAGGAAGACTATCTATGAACATGATGAGTTCTGAAGCTTGAAATGCACCAACTCATTGGGACTTGAGAGTGTCATGCATGAAAAAACCCTTCAACATACAAGCTGACCTCTCTTAATCTCTTCCACCGTTGACTTATGACATCAAAATGTCAAGATGGTAGGGGCTGTGTGTGTGTCTCATGTTGCCATGATCAATCACCATGCAAGTTTTGCATGGTTCAGCAGCCATGTTTCGGTCCATAACATCGCATGACCATCACGCAATGGGTACGTAAAAAGTTTCATGGTGTGAGCGCCACTCGAGGTGGCGAGAAAGGCGCGACGCCTTGTGGAGGAATTTAGTTCATTTGATCTTCGTCGGACGGACGCCAGCGTCGCACCCGGTCAACTTCGGCAGCAACCACCACCATGACGCCCGCGGGTCGTCACGCGCGGGGGCCGCATCGGGACGACCGGTCAAAAGACGGTGCGAGTAGACCGACGCGTGTCGGGAGGATCTGCGCGACGTTTTTGACCGCTGCGCGTCGCCCAGCCTTTTAGCCACGTGACTGACCGCCTGTAGCCGGTGGGCGCTCGTGGTCGCTGACTCATCCACAGGCCCACATGTTGACCGTGGACCAATTAATTCATATGTAATGCGGATCAAGGGAAATAGTTTGTAGGGAGGGGAGCCATTCAAATGGTCCTCAAGGAAAGCTAAAGCGGCACTCTTCCTCGCCGTCGAGCCCTTCCCCATTTATTCCTCGCTGCCTACTCCTCGTTCTCTTTCACACACCCTTACATGTCTGGGGAGGATGGAGAGCTCTACCACCATGACCACGGCTTTTTCCAAGACCGCGACGAGTTCGCCTTTCAGGACGAGAGAGATGATCTGTCGTCGCTCTTCGCCCAAAATCAGGGCGGCGGAGGCGCTGCCAACAGCCTACAAGGTCTCGACCCGTACGCAGTGTCACCGTTCTTGAGCTTCGATGACTTCCTGGGTGGATCGGCCGTGAGACACGGGACTCTGGCCAGCGCGTTCGATGCGTCGTATCTGCATCCAGATGTGTTTGGTAATGGCGAGATAACTCTGGTAGACAGTACTGTAGTCAAGTCCGGTAATGATCTCGCACCGCTGACTGGGTGCGGCGGCGGAGACGGCACGTCCCCGGTGTCACCGAACTCTTCGGTGTCTTCGTCATCGACTGAGGCGGCGGTGGAAGACGACTCGGGGCGACGCAAGAAGGATCAGCTGAAACAGGAggtggatgaggaggaggaggaggagatcaagCAGCTAAAGCGACAGGGTAAAGCTGGCGAGGAAGCTGAGAGAGACAAGGCTAAGAAACAGTGGGTATTCACCGCTTTTTTGTTTCTTAGATCTGCTTTCAGATCGAGTAGTTCTTTCGTTGATTCGTCATCTCT
The window above is part of the Musa acuminata AAA Group cultivar baxijiao chromosome BXJ2-6, Cavendish_Baxijiao_AAA, whole genome shotgun sequence genome. Proteins encoded here:
- the LOC103988756 gene encoding WRKY transcription factor 71 codes for the protein MSGEDGELYHHDHGFFQDRDEFAFQDERDDLSSLFAQNQGGGGAANSLQGLDPYAVSPFLSFDDFLGGSAVRHGTLASAFDASYLHPDVFGNGEITLVDSTVVKSGNDLAPLTGCGGGDGTSPVSPNSSVSSSSTEAAVEDDSGRRKKDQLKQEVDEEEEEEIKQLKRQGKAGEEAERDKAKKQNKPRKKGEKRQREPRFAFMTKSEVDHLEDGYRWRKYGQKAVKNSPFPRSYYRCTSLKCPVKKRVERSYQDPTVVITTYEGKHTHQSPATARASAQQLLAPPPPAAASTSFRNHLLMQQPRAPSAIQQHNANVSVNLPGFQSPLQQPQVADYGLLQDIVPSFTQYSQP